Proteins encoded together in one Sinorhizobium meliloti window:
- the ppk2 gene encoding polyphosphate kinase 2 codes for MARHEAPAEARPGNRAVELEIDGRSRIFDIDDPDLPKWIDEEAFGSDDYPYKKKLDREEYEETLTKLQIELVKVQFWMQATGKRVMAVFEGRDAAGKGGAIHATTANMNPRSARVVALTKPTETERGQWYFQRYVATFPTAGEFVLFDRSWYNRAGVEPVMGFCTADQYEQFLEETPRFEEMIANEGIHLFKFWINIGREMQLKRFHDRRHDPLKIWKLSPMDIAALNKWDDYTGKRDRMLKETHTEHGPWTVIRGNDKRRSRINVIRHMLTKLDYDGKDETAIGDVDEKILGSGSGFLR; via the coding sequence ATGGCACGCCACGAAGCACCGGCCGAAGCAAGGCCGGGGAACCGGGCGGTCGAACTGGAGATTGACGGCAGAAGCCGCATCTTCGACATCGACGATCCGGACCTGCCGAAATGGATCGACGAGGAAGCCTTCGGCTCCGACGATTATCCCTACAAGAAAAAGCTCGATCGGGAGGAGTACGAAGAAACGCTGACGAAGCTGCAGATCGAACTGGTCAAGGTGCAGTTCTGGATGCAGGCGACCGGCAAGCGCGTAATGGCGGTCTTCGAGGGCCGCGACGCCGCCGGCAAGGGTGGTGCGATCCACGCGACGACGGCCAATATGAATCCCCGCTCCGCGCGCGTCGTCGCACTGACGAAACCGACGGAGACCGAACGGGGTCAGTGGTATTTCCAGCGCTATGTCGCAACCTTCCCGACCGCCGGCGAGTTCGTCCTATTCGACCGCTCCTGGTACAACCGCGCCGGTGTCGAACCGGTGATGGGCTTTTGCACCGCCGACCAGTACGAGCAATTCCTCGAAGAGACGCCGCGTTTCGAGGAGATGATCGCGAACGAGGGCATCCATCTCTTCAAGTTCTGGATCAATATCGGCCGGGAGATGCAACTGAAGCGCTTCCATGACCGGCGCCACGACCCATTGAAGATCTGGAAGCTTTCGCCGATGGACATCGCGGCGCTGAACAAGTGGGACGACTACACCGGAAAACGCGACCGTATGCTGAAGGAAACGCACACGGAGCACGGGCCATGGACCGTCATCCGCGGGAACGACAAGCGCCGCTCCCGCATCAACGTGATCCGCCACATGCTGACGAAGCTCGACTATGACGGCAAGGACGAGACGGCGATCGGCGATGTCGACGAGAAGATCCTCGGCTCCGGCTCCGGTTTTCTCAGGTGA